Genomic window (Cryptosporangium minutisporangium):
CGCGATCGCCGCCGGACGAGTGACCCTGGCGAAGGCCTGCGTGGCCGGGCCGCCGAACACGACGTCTTCGAGGAGCAGGATGCCGCCCGGCCGGAGCGCGCTCGCGAGCGTGGCGACGACCGCCGCGCGGTCGGCCACGTGCTCGACCAGGGCCCGCGCGTGCACGAGGTCGTACGCGCCGGGCTCGATCGGGTCGGTGGTCACGTCGTGGCGCACGACCTCGACCGGCGGCTGCCCGACGAGGTCGTCGAGGAAACGGGTGTCGCGGTCGGTGGCGGTCACCCGGCCGGAGGGGCCGACGGTCTCGGCGAGCCAGCGCGCGACGCTGCCCGCTCCGGCGCCCGCCTCCAGGCAGCGCCAGCCGTTGGTGACGCCGAGCGACGCCAGGTGCCGGGTAGTGGTGGCGTCGAAGTTCGCGGCAAGACCGGCCTGCCGCGCGCGCTCCTGTTGCCATTGCTGGTCGTAGATGTAGGTATCACGGGGCGT
Coding sequences:
- a CDS encoding methyltransferase domain-containing protein, with protein sequence METTPRDTYIYDQQWQQERARQAGLAANFDATTTRHLASLGVTNGWRCLEAGAGAGSVARWLAETVGPSGRVTATDRDTRFLDDLVGQPPVEVVRHDVTTDPIEPGAYDLVHARALVEHVADRAAVVATLASALRPGGILLLEDVVFGGPATQAFARVTRPAAIADAMYTAFHAVSGGFRAIGADPEYGLELPAALRAAGLVDVDAELTYRLVRGDSPEAAFYQLTLSQLAPRLIDAGLLTPQQSEQVIGATSDPDAQWLSIGLTSAWGRVPA